From a single Cyclobacterium marinum DSM 745 genomic region:
- a CDS encoding sulfatase family protein, which yields MNYFKIPILLSWFLFGTYFAQAFNKPPNFVFIITDDISAEDLSIYGNQSIETPNLERLAMRGLVFDNAYLTASSCSPSRISMITGRYPHNTGAPEIHVPLPNSQNTFVQELKKTGYHTVLSGKNHMAPPDQLGFVEHSEGRPAGSEKWLAHLQGRPKDQPFFFWFASHDAHRDWQVNDQARTYLPSQVEVQPYMYDGPLTRKDLTGYYHEISRLDHYVGLVLNELEAQGIMDNTYVILVSDNGRPFPRSKTYLYKNGIQTPLLISGPKVKQGRTNSLVSAIDLSATILELAGLNRPNSIQGISFVKVLQEHSAIVREVAFAERNWHRYSMHERMVRMGDWIYIRNNWPNKRNLSGESDPHAFPAAKELWNRYEKGELTAAQSLITMLPQPAEELYHTKNDPHNLKNVIYAPENRALVHKMRIVLTKWTNQTGDNIPNNPTPNKATLDGSLLEWKRGEMPGEATSAYSINHPGPILLKEYH from the coding sequence ATGAATTATTTTAAAATACCAATTCTATTATCCTGGTTTTTGTTTGGGACATATTTTGCTCAAGCTTTCAACAAGCCTCCGAATTTTGTTTTTATCATCACCGATGATATTTCAGCGGAGGACCTTAGCATTTATGGCAATCAATCGATTGAAACCCCAAATCTGGAAAGGCTGGCGATGAGAGGGTTGGTATTTGATAATGCCTATTTAACGGCAAGTTCTTGTTCGCCTAGCAGGATATCCATGATTACCGGTAGGTACCCACACAATACCGGAGCACCTGAAATCCATGTACCTCTTCCAAATAGTCAAAATACCTTTGTTCAAGAATTAAAAAAAACGGGTTACCATACGGTTTTATCTGGTAAAAATCACATGGCACCGCCCGATCAGTTAGGATTTGTGGAACATTCTGAAGGTCGGCCAGCAGGTAGTGAAAAATGGTTGGCTCACCTTCAAGGCCGTCCCAAAGACCAGCCCTTCTTCTTTTGGTTTGCCTCTCACGATGCCCACAGGGACTGGCAGGTAAATGATCAGGCCCGTACTTATCTTCCTTCCCAGGTCGAGGTACAGCCTTATATGTACGATGGTCCGCTTACTCGAAAGGATCTAACCGGATATTACCATGAAATCAGTAGGTTGGATCATTATGTAGGATTAGTGCTGAATGAATTGGAAGCACAAGGTATAATGGACAATACTTATGTGATTTTGGTCTCTGACAATGGCAGGCCTTTTCCCAGAAGCAAGACCTACTTGTATAAGAATGGCATTCAAACACCTTTGCTTATTTCAGGACCAAAAGTCAAACAAGGAAGAACCAATTCCTTGGTTAGTGCTATCGATTTATCTGCGACAATCCTTGAGCTTGCTGGACTGAATAGGCCCAATAGCATTCAAGGTATAAGCTTTGTGAAAGTGTTACAAGAGCATTCTGCCATAGTTCGTGAAGTGGCCTTTGCCGAAAGAAATTGGCATCGGTACAGTATGCACGAAAGAATGGTCAGAATGGGTGATTGGATTTACATTAGAAACAACTGGCCCAATAAACGGAATCTTTCCGGAGAGTCAGACCCTCATGCTTTTCCTGCAGCAAAGGAGTTGTGGAACAGGTATGAAAAAGGAGAACTTACGGCAGCTCAGTCTTTAATCACCATGTTGCCCCAGCCGGCAGAAGAACTTTACCATACCAAAAATGATCCCCATAATCTTAAGAATGTGATTTATGCACCTGAAAATAGAGCCCTCGTTCACAAAATGAGAATAGTATTGACAAAATGGACCAACCAAACAGGGGATAACATACCCAATAATCCTACCCCAAATAAAGCAACTTTGGATGGCAGTCTCCTAGAATGGAAGAGAGGAGAAATGCCTGGTGAAGCTACCTCGGCTTATTCAATTAACCATCCAGGCCCAATTCTATTAAAGGAATATCATTAA
- a CDS encoding sulfatase-like hydrolase/transferase, producing MKKSIHLLVIGTLILLPYYVVSQSYTNNKKPNIIFIYADDLRFDGLGVNGNRHIITPMLDNIAEKGVRFNQANVVFSLCSPSRAALLTGRYGSANGVLELGSDLNDKELTVAEYLGEAGYHTGMTGKWHIGKEPKKAGFDFSVFFRSNGNYYGRTINDEGKNKKVEKHCDLYCAERAVDFIKDASKKDKPFFLFHNTQLPHMNGDLVWDARQETKDKYKISEMPVAQNRLDDLRGKPEYLRSGRNLSQAKIYGYPDSLAIQKHTLDYYSVITEMDEFLGLLFKTIEDLGLNENTYVFFMSDNGWMLGEHGLTSKVLPYQPSTQVPFFVIGPDLIPTDLDHMVVNIDIAPTLMEMAGIQLPENLHGKSLLPLLKRKPIDWRNSFVYEGLGTYGGALPNLTVINKEFRYIETFEDSSLEKVIFQEFYDQIQDPKEENNLIGSPAIQAKVIAAKELIEAHKNKVLKK from the coding sequence ATGAAAAAGTCAATACATCTTTTAGTGATAGGTACATTGATATTGCTACCTTATTATGTTGTTTCTCAGTCCTATACAAATAATAAAAAGCCCAATATCATCTTTATTTATGCCGATGATTTACGATTTGATGGACTAGGGGTAAATGGAAACCGCCATATAATCACCCCAATGTTAGATAACATTGCAGAAAAAGGTGTACGATTCAATCAGGCCAATGTGGTCTTTTCCTTGTGTAGTCCAAGTAGGGCAGCCCTACTAACAGGTAGGTATGGCAGTGCCAATGGTGTCTTGGAACTAGGAAGTGACCTTAATGATAAAGAATTAACGGTTGCTGAATATTTAGGAGAAGCCGGGTACCATACAGGAATGACCGGTAAATGGCATATTGGTAAGGAACCGAAAAAAGCAGGTTTTGACTTTTCTGTGTTTTTTAGAAGTAATGGTAACTATTATGGAAGAACCATAAATGATGAAGGAAAAAATAAAAAAGTTGAGAAACACTGCGACCTCTACTGTGCTGAAAGGGCAGTGGATTTTATAAAGGATGCATCAAAAAAAGACAAACCCTTTTTCCTTTTTCACAATACCCAATTGCCCCATATGAATGGTGATTTGGTTTGGGATGCAAGACAAGAGACCAAAGATAAATACAAGATTTCGGAAATGCCGGTGGCCCAAAACCGTCTAGATGATCTTAGGGGTAAGCCGGAATACCTTAGGTCAGGAAGAAACCTGAGCCAAGCAAAAATATATGGGTATCCGGATAGTCTGGCGATTCAGAAACATACATTGGATTATTATTCGGTAATAACAGAAATGGATGAGTTTCTTGGTTTGTTATTTAAAACGATAGAAGATCTTGGTTTGAATGAGAATACCTATGTGTTTTTTATGAGTGACAATGGTTGGATGCTAGGGGAACATGGATTGACAAGTAAAGTATTGCCTTATCAACCTTCCACTCAAGTACCCTTTTTCGTAATAGGGCCTGATTTAATTCCTACAGATTTAGATCATATGGTAGTCAATATTGATATTGCCCCAACCTTGATGGAAATGGCAGGAATTCAGTTACCGGAAAACCTACATGGGAAAAGTCTATTACCACTCTTAAAGAGAAAGCCTATAGATTGGCGAAATTCATTTGTATACGAAGGTCTCGGTACTTATGGAGGAGCTTTACCGAATTTAACAGTAATCAACAAAGAATTTCGTTATATTGAAACCTTTGAAGATAGTAGCCTAGAAAAAGTTATTTTTCAAGAATTTTATGATCAGATTCAGGATCCAAAGGAAGAAAATAATTTGATCGGTTCACCAGCCATACAAGCAAAAGTTATTGCTGCCAAAGAACTCATCGAGGCACATAAAAATAAGGTGTTAAAAAAATAA
- a CDS encoding FAD-dependent oxidoreductase: MIKENFTQEKRGLKNENIDSDLVIVGGGLAGTCCAITAARQGINVVLVQDRPVLGGNGSSEIRLWILGATSHMGNNNRWAREGGVIDEILLENLYRNPEGNPLILDTILIEKVTELPNIKLLLNTAMYDLEKKGNDTIDHVLAFCSQNSTIYRLKAPLFVDGSGDGIMSFMAGAAFRMGAEAASEFDEAFAPDQAYGELLGHSLYFYSKDTGKPVRFVAPQYANTEIEELPRFKSFNLKDHGCRLWWVEYGGRKDTIHDSETIKWELWRVIYGIWNHLKNSGEYPETDTHTLEWVGSIPGKRESRRFEGDYILSQKDVVEQREFSDAISYGGWALDLHPADGVYGEKPGCTQWHTKGIYQIPYRTMYSKNISNLFLTGRIISASHVAFGSSRVMATCAHNAQAVAMAAVLCKEEEISPSEILNEGRIEALKDRLVLHGQYIPNHVLKLKEDLAPLATISASSTMRLSGLAFDGPWKSLTFAAAQMLPLSPGKLPTMKFLFKAKENTKIQVSLLKSKKKGNFSPEVILAKKEFELTLGEQYLTIDLQINIENSEYYFVAFEANDKVSIRCSQTRATGLLTVFQKFNKAVATSSRQEPPKGIGIEDFDFWLPERRPEGHNLGFEFSEAIDLYSTKDLVNGIFRPTVSSNAWAACLNDSHPFIEMVWDKYQIISELKLYFDTDFDHALESTLMGHPEHEIPFCVREIEIRDGQGKVLAAIQDNHQTVVSLKFKDPIETDQLKLSFKQKLEHVPVALFGIVCLKK, from the coding sequence ATGATCAAAGAAAATTTTACGCAAGAGAAGCGAGGGCTTAAAAATGAAAATATTGATTCAGACCTTGTGATTGTAGGAGGTGGCCTTGCAGGGACCTGTTGTGCCATTACAGCAGCAAGGCAAGGTATCAATGTAGTGTTAGTACAAGATAGGCCTGTATTGGGAGGGAATGGCTCATCTGAAATTCGCCTATGGATTCTTGGGGCAACTTCACATATGGGTAACAATAATCGTTGGGCTAGAGAAGGAGGAGTTATCGATGAGATTCTTTTGGAAAATTTATACCGAAACCCTGAAGGGAATCCTTTGATATTGGATACTATCCTTATTGAGAAGGTTACTGAACTTCCGAATATCAAGCTTCTGTTGAATACAGCTATGTATGATTTAGAGAAGAAAGGGAACGATACCATTGATCATGTATTGGCATTTTGCAGCCAGAATTCCACGATATATAGGCTAAAAGCCCCATTGTTTGTGGACGGATCCGGAGATGGGATTATGAGTTTTATGGCAGGTGCTGCTTTCAGGATGGGGGCTGAGGCCGCCAGTGAATTCGATGAAGCTTTCGCACCGGATCAAGCGTATGGAGAGCTACTTGGACACAGCTTGTATTTTTACAGTAAAGATACAGGTAAACCTGTTAGGTTTGTTGCTCCCCAATATGCTAATACCGAAATTGAGGAATTACCAAGGTTTAAATCTTTCAATTTGAAAGACCATGGTTGCCGGCTTTGGTGGGTGGAATATGGCGGTAGAAAAGATACAATTCATGATTCTGAAACAATTAAATGGGAACTTTGGAGAGTAATTTACGGCATCTGGAATCACTTGAAAAATTCAGGAGAATACCCGGAAACAGACACCCATACCTTGGAATGGGTAGGTTCGATTCCAGGAAAAAGAGAGAGCCGAAGATTTGAAGGAGATTATATTTTGTCTCAAAAAGATGTGGTAGAACAACGAGAGTTTAGTGATGCGATTTCCTATGGTGGTTGGGCTTTGGACCTACATCCTGCAGATGGAGTTTATGGAGAAAAACCCGGCTGTACGCAATGGCATACAAAAGGTATTTATCAGATTCCTTACAGGACCATGTACAGCAAAAATATCAGTAATTTATTTTTGACCGGAAGGATAATTAGTGCCAGTCATGTGGCCTTTGGATCGAGTCGGGTAATGGCGACTTGTGCCCACAATGCCCAGGCCGTGGCCATGGCTGCAGTGCTCTGCAAGGAGGAGGAAATTAGCCCTTCAGAAATCCTAAATGAGGGTAGGATAGAAGCCTTAAAAGATCGCTTGGTTTTACATGGGCAATACATCCCTAATCATGTGTTGAAATTGAAAGAAGATTTGGCTCCATTGGCAACGATATCTGCTTCTTCCACCATGAGATTGTCGGGACTGGCCTTTGATGGACCTTGGAAATCTTTGACCTTCGCTGCAGCACAAATGTTGCCCCTTTCCCCCGGGAAATTACCGACCATGAAATTCCTGTTCAAAGCTAAAGAAAACACCAAAATACAGGTGTCTTTGCTAAAAAGTAAAAAGAAAGGTAACTTCAGCCCGGAGGTAATATTAGCTAAAAAAGAGTTTGAATTAACTTTAGGTGAACAATATTTAACAATTGATTTACAGATTAATATAGAAAATTCAGAATATTATTTTGTGGCTTTTGAAGCCAATGACAAGGTGTCGATAAGGTGTTCTCAAACAAGGGCCACAGGACTCCTCACCGTCTTCCAAAAATTCAATAAAGCTGTAGCTACCTCTAGCAGGCAAGAACCACCAAAAGGTATTGGTATTGAGGATTTTGACTTTTGGTTACCGGAAAGAAGGCCTGAAGGTCATAACCTAGGATTTGAGTTTTCTGAGGCTATTGACCTATATTCAACAAAAGATTTAGTGAATGGCATTTTTAGACCTACAGTGTCCTCAAATGCTTGGGCAGCTTGCTTAAATGATTCTCATCCATTCATTGAGATGGTTTGGGATAAATACCAGATTATAAGTGAGTTAAAATTGTATTTTGATACTGATTTTGACCATGCACTAGAGTCAACCCTAATGGGACATCCGGAACATGAAATACCTTTTTGTGTGAGAGAGATTGAAATCAGGGATGGACAGGGAAAAGTATTAGCAGCTATTCAGGACAATCATCAAACTGTTGTATCGCTTAAATTCAAAGACCCAATTGAAACGGACCAATTGAAGTTATCTTTTAAGCAAAAACTTGAGCATGTTCCAGTAGCTTTATTTGGTATAGTATGTTTAAAGAAATGA
- a CDS encoding RagB/SusD family nutrient uptake outer membrane protein — protein MKLKTIINTALLVGMVGCADLDLNPLSEGSSEAWYSNATEVEMSVNDLFRSVFWQGYEDSWTDDFTNREALTPITNATINGEWGTLNTLWANTYKVIARSNTLLLNMDKIQGTVPQATIDTYTGNAHFVRAAKYGELVFLFGDVIHSTTILSLEEAFTMGRTDKNTVKEAVYEDFDIAASLLPESYGSSENKLATKGAAYAMKARFALQMGDFAIARDAAKACMDLGVHELYPDYGELFLTGTRNPSEVIFAMPRSRSLNVTWSVRNYLPRNVGGWGGAFAPSWDLLHAYLCTDGLPIDESPLYDPRNPFENRDPRCAATIVPFQSRHLNFTYQPHPDSTEVMNFNTGSYQTNNDTRSVAAFASFNGLLRKKGVDEDWLLNYQAENDEILMRYADVLLMYAEAKIELGEIDGSVHEAMNSVRARAYGVAVEQVTEYPAITSSDQAELRTILRTERRMEFGFEGVRYSDIIRWEIAEKVLNRDVYGMLDVAELKEKVIDQDLWFFPMTPEIDEDGVADLSPMFEAGLVKRLAIRQFEAPKQYLWPIPSKEILINSNLEQNPGY, from the coding sequence ATGAAATTAAAAACAATAATAAATACCGCACTTTTGGTAGGAATGGTTGGCTGTGCTGATCTGGATTTAAATCCCCTATCAGAAGGTTCAAGTGAAGCCTGGTATTCCAATGCCACAGAAGTTGAAATGTCAGTGAATGACCTGTTTAGAAGTGTGTTTTGGCAGGGTTATGAAGATTCTTGGACGGATGATTTTACCAATAGGGAAGCATTAACCCCTATTACTAATGCCACAATAAATGGAGAATGGGGTACCTTGAATACCTTGTGGGCCAATACTTACAAAGTCATTGCCCGTTCTAATACCTTATTGCTCAATATGGATAAAATCCAAGGAACTGTACCTCAAGCTACAATTGATACCTATACAGGAAATGCGCATTTTGTTCGAGCTGCTAAATACGGTGAGTTGGTCTTTCTCTTTGGTGATGTCATCCATTCCACAACTATTTTGAGCTTGGAAGAGGCATTCACCATGGGGCGAACGGATAAAAATACAGTGAAAGAAGCTGTCTATGAAGATTTTGATATTGCAGCAAGCTTACTTCCGGAATCATATGGTTCATCTGAAAATAAACTGGCGACTAAAGGAGCCGCTTATGCCATGAAAGCACGTTTTGCCTTGCAAATGGGCGATTTTGCGATTGCTCGTGACGCTGCCAAAGCTTGCATGGATTTAGGTGTTCATGAATTGTATCCCGATTATGGCGAATTGTTTTTAACAGGTACCAGAAATCCAAGTGAAGTAATTTTTGCCATGCCAAGGTCCAGATCATTGAATGTTACTTGGAGTGTAAGAAATTACCTTCCCAGAAATGTTGGAGGCTGGGGTGGAGCTTTTGCACCTTCTTGGGATCTATTGCATGCTTACCTTTGTACAGATGGTTTGCCTATTGATGAATCTCCTCTGTATGATCCCAGAAATCCATTTGAAAATAGGGATCCAAGGTGTGCAGCTACAATTGTGCCTTTCCAATCACGGCATTTGAATTTCACCTATCAACCACATCCGGATTCTACTGAGGTTATGAATTTCAATACCGGAAGCTATCAAACCAATAATGACACTCGATCGGTAGCTGCTTTTGCTTCATTCAATGGTTTACTTAGAAAGAAAGGTGTGGATGAAGATTGGTTATTGAATTATCAAGCAGAAAATGATGAAATCCTAATGCGTTATGCAGATGTATTGCTAATGTATGCAGAAGCAAAAATTGAATTGGGAGAAATAGATGGAAGTGTTCATGAGGCAATGAATTCTGTGAGAGCTAGGGCTTATGGCGTAGCGGTAGAGCAGGTGACAGAATACCCTGCAATTACCAGTAGCGATCAGGCTGAATTAAGAACTATTTTAAGGACAGAACGGAGAATGGAATTTGGTTTTGAAGGGGTCAGGTACAGTGACATTATTCGGTGGGAAATTGCTGAAAAAGTACTTAACAGAGATGTTTATGGCATGTTGGATGTAGCGGAATTGAAAGAAAAAGTCATAGATCAGGATCTTTGGTTTTTTCCTATGACTCCAGAAATAGACGAAGATGGGGTAGCCGATCTTTCGCCAATGTTCGAGGCAGGCCTTGTAAAACGTTTGGCCATCAGGCAATTTGAAGCTCCCAAACAATACCTTTGGCCTATTCCTTCAAAAGAAATTTTGATTAATAGTAACTTGGAACAAAATCCGGGTTATTAA
- a CDS encoding FAD-dependent oxidoreductase — MKRILWMFGLLLAFTQVNLQAQDRVLVEAESFQNTGGWVIDQQSFDVLYSSYLMAHGMGRVVEDASTKVNFEKGGTYHMWVRTKDWAPYPTGPGAFKLSINGREIDQVFGQSGIIDWDWYYAGSVDMKKGENTLTAKDLSGFNGRFDAIYFSTSKEDKPINDNEKLLMLRKELLGLTDGPEEIGEFDLVVVGGGIAGTSAAISAARMGLKVALIQNRPVLGGNNSSEIRVHLMGRVDVNHYPKLGRIVRELDNGDPGNGNPDEKRYGDDRKEQIVKAEPNISLHLNTHVYEVEMDGNSIKAVIGRDIATNQEYRFEGTYFSDCTGDGTLGFLAGAEYRMGRESKEETGESLAADTADDFTLGTSNLWASLEKDYPSDFPETPWALQFSDEYHIDEHKADWQWETGFGNFNTIYEAEAIRDHNLRAIYGNWSYLKKEKAEKYKNNELAWVSYIGGKRESRRLMGDHVLTQMDIQDGVMYPDGSVTATWTIDLHFPDAKNSKYFEGEEFFAATKHIRVKPYTIPYRCLYSRNIDNLYMAGRNISTTHVAFGSTRVMRTCGMMGEAVGYAAYVANRNNASPREVYTRHLDEFMGIIESPLNIYTYPTLPNK; from the coding sequence ATGAAACGTATTCTATGGATGTTTGGCCTTTTGCTGGCCTTTACCCAAGTAAACCTACAAGCCCAAGACAGGGTGCTTGTAGAAGCAGAATCATTCCAAAATACAGGAGGATGGGTCATTGACCAGCAATCCTTCGATGTATTGTACAGTTCCTATCTGATGGCCCATGGTATGGGACGCGTGGTGGAAGATGCCAGTACCAAAGTGAATTTTGAAAAGGGTGGGACTTATCATATGTGGGTAAGAACCAAAGATTGGGCTCCATATCCTACAGGGCCCGGAGCTTTTAAATTGTCGATCAATGGGAGAGAAATTGACCAAGTTTTTGGGCAAAGTGGAATCATAGATTGGGATTGGTATTATGCTGGCTCTGTTGATATGAAAAAAGGAGAAAATACCTTAACTGCCAAAGATCTTTCCGGATTTAACGGCAGGTTTGATGCCATTTATTTTTCCACCTCCAAGGAAGACAAGCCTATAAATGATAATGAAAAACTCCTCATGCTACGCAAGGAATTATTGGGATTGACAGATGGCCCTGAGGAGATAGGGGAATTTGACCTGGTAGTAGTAGGTGGTGGTATTGCAGGTACTTCTGCAGCCATATCTGCGGCTAGGATGGGTTTAAAGGTAGCTTTAATACAAAACAGGCCGGTATTGGGTGGAAACAATAGCTCAGAAATAAGGGTTCACCTGATGGGAAGAGTAGATGTAAACCATTACCCAAAATTAGGCCGTATTGTTCGGGAATTAGACAATGGGGATCCGGGGAATGGTAATCCTGACGAAAAAAGATATGGAGATGATAGAAAGGAGCAAATTGTAAAGGCTGAACCCAATATCTCCCTCCATCTCAATACCCATGTGTATGAAGTGGAAATGGATGGGAATAGCATCAAGGCGGTGATAGGTCGCGATATTGCAACCAACCAAGAATACCGATTTGAAGGTACTTATTTCTCCGACTGTACGGGAGATGGTACATTGGGATTCCTTGCCGGCGCCGAATACCGGATGGGACGGGAAAGCAAAGAGGAAACCGGAGAATCATTGGCAGCTGATACTGCAGATGATTTTACTTTAGGAACCTCTAATTTATGGGCCTCCCTTGAAAAGGATTATCCTTCTGATTTCCCGGAAACCCCGTGGGCACTACAGTTTTCGGATGAATACCACATCGATGAACACAAAGCTGATTGGCAATGGGAGACCGGTTTTGGTAATTTCAACACCATCTATGAGGCTGAAGCAATCAGAGACCACAACTTGCGGGCTATTTATGGCAATTGGTCTTACCTGAAAAAAGAGAAAGCCGAGAAATACAAAAATAATGAATTGGCTTGGGTATCTTATATAGGGGGTAAAAGGGAGTCAAGGAGATTGATGGGAGACCATGTGTTGACCCAAATGGATATTCAAGATGGGGTGATGTATCCTGATGGAAGTGTAACGGCTACCTGGACCATTGACCTTCATTTTCCGGATGCAAAAAACTCCAAATACTTTGAGGGAGAGGAATTCTTTGCTGCCACCAAGCATATTAGGGTAAAGCCTTATACCATACCTTACCGTTGCTTGTATTCACGAAACATTGATAATTTGTACATGGCAGGAAGAAATATTAGCACTACACATGTAGCATTTGGAAGTACCAGAGTGATGCGAACTTGTGGGATGATGGGAGAAGCCGTAGGTTATGCAGCTTATGTCGCTAATAGAAACAACGCAAGTCCTAGGGAAGTGTATACACGGCATTTGGATGAATTTATGGGAATTATCGAATCCCCTTTAAATATTTATACTTATCCTACATTGCCCAATAAATAA
- a CDS encoding sodium:solute symporter family protein, with translation MHQLDYLTIFIFTLIILGAGLSFGRQGGDMKSFFAAGGAVPWSISGLSLFMSFFSAGTFVVWGSIAYEWGWVAITIQMAMCTSGFLIGKYLAPKWKETQSITVAEYLTNRFGKKVQQYYTFIFLVLSLGYTGAFLYPVAKILNVVTGFDIYYAILLLGGMIMLYTAVGGLWAVIVTDVLQFVILTAAVLIVLPLSLEKVGGMNQFIAEAPDTFFNLFNGEYTFWFILAFVGYNTIFIGGNWAYVQRYTSVKDTKSASKVGYLFCALYLISPLIWMLPPMIYRVLDPSLTGLETEGAYLRMCMSVLPVGMLGLMLGGMIFATASSVNTSLNLAAAVLTNDVYQPLNPNAAPKTLMKVARIATLLFGLGTIGVAFMVPLAGGIVEVVLSIGAVTGGALYAPAIWGLFSKKQTGSSILVVTGLSLLINLFFKFISPALFSFALGRSSEMIVGVFLPIALLAFYEIFARGENVQFEQYKNYLGRNKDKDLTNGLNDGQSQNTYGYKVMGWAFIGIGLLFFGLGIWGGGGSIYLFIMGTLIFLLGYFAVHYSRKKAKAQNI, from the coding sequence ATGCATCAATTAGATTACCTAACCATTTTTATTTTTACATTAATTATTCTTGGAGCAGGCTTGTCATTTGGTAGACAAGGAGGAGATATGAAATCTTTTTTCGCTGCGGGGGGGGCTGTTCCCTGGTCCATTAGTGGCCTGTCTTTGTTCATGAGTTTTTTCTCTGCAGGAACCTTTGTAGTTTGGGGTTCCATTGCTTATGAATGGGGTTGGGTAGCCATCACCATTCAAATGGCCATGTGTACCAGTGGTTTTCTGATTGGCAAATACTTGGCTCCCAAATGGAAAGAAACACAATCTATTACCGTTGCAGAATACCTTACCAATAGGTTTGGAAAAAAAGTGCAACAGTATTATACATTCATCTTCTTAGTACTATCTCTAGGTTATACAGGTGCATTTCTCTACCCGGTGGCAAAAATATTAAATGTAGTTACAGGTTTTGATATTTATTATGCCATCCTGCTTTTGGGAGGAATGATTATGCTTTATACTGCAGTTGGGGGCCTTTGGGCAGTAATTGTAACAGATGTTTTACAGTTTGTGATTTTAACTGCTGCGGTTTTGATCGTATTACCGCTTTCTTTGGAGAAGGTAGGGGGTATGAATCAATTTATTGCTGAAGCTCCCGACACTTTTTTTAATCTATTCAATGGTGAATATACCTTTTGGTTCATCCTGGCATTTGTTGGGTACAACACCATTTTTATAGGTGGAAACTGGGCTTATGTCCAAAGGTATACTTCTGTGAAAGATACCAAATCAGCAAGTAAGGTAGGTTATCTTTTTTGTGCATTGTACCTGATTAGTCCCTTAATTTGGATGTTGCCTCCTATGATTTATCGGGTTTTGGATCCCAGTCTTACAGGATTAGAAACAGAAGGAGCCTATCTGAGAATGTGTATGAGTGTGTTACCTGTAGGTATGTTGGGTTTAATGCTTGGAGGAATGATCTTTGCCACAGCCAGCTCGGTCAACACTTCTCTCAATCTTGCTGCTGCAGTTTTGACCAATGATGTTTACCAGCCTCTGAATCCAAATGCTGCCCCTAAGACTCTGATGAAAGTGGCCAGAATAGCAACACTCCTCTTTGGCTTGGGTACCATAGGTGTGGCGTTTATGGTCCCTCTGGCCGGAGGTATAGTGGAGGTAGTGCTAAGCATCGGGGCAGTTACCGGAGGTGCCCTATATGCCCCTGCTATTTGGGGGCTATTTTCGAAAAAACAAACAGGATCTTCCATTTTGGTTGTTACCGGACTGAGCCTTTTAATCAATCTATTTTTTAAGTTTATTTCTCCGGCCTTATTTTCTTTTGCCTTAGGGCGTAGTAGTGAAATGATTGTAGGAGTGTTTTTACCTATTGCACTTTTGGCCTTCTATGAAATTTTTGCGAGGGGTGAAAATGTCCAATTTGAGCAATACAAAAACTATTTAGGCAGAAACAAGGATAAAGATTTGACTAATGGTTTAAACGATGGTCAAAGTCAGAATACTTATGGCTATAAGGTAATGGGTTGGGCCTTTATTGGCATTGGTTTGTTGTTCTTTGGTCTGGGGATATGGGGAGGAGGAGGTAGCATTTATCTCTTTATAATGGGAACATTAATTTTTCTCCTCGGATATTTTGCTGTTCATTATTCAAGAAAAAAAGCGAAAGCTCAAAATATATAA